In Arachis hypogaea cultivar Tifrunner chromosome 7, arahy.Tifrunner.gnm2.J5K5, whole genome shotgun sequence, the genomic window tatattttatttcatgcattaaaaaaagctaacaaaatatttaattgcgagatttctttaaaatattaatgagctatcaattcgaattccatacaatattcttttgtccatttttaatagttcatgaatattttttaataaaattttttaaattatatggtgagatattacataattcgaattatgcatggAGAAGTTCAATCactctgattcgaattatatggtgagcaattcgaattataTACAATATTCTTCTGctcattcttgatagctcatgaatattttttaataaatttattttaattataccacaaaaaaatattttattctatgcaaaataatttaaaaatggcttaaaagatgttaggagtactataaacatttgtaatgacttaggacattaaagaaatactctacatagtctataataatttagaaattaaaaaaaatatatttttatcatgtatttacctaaatcactagaatattataaactttatagtactcataacatcttttaagccatttttttaaaattattttgtatagaataaaatatattttttaattattttggatggaataaaatatttttttaatttctaaattattattgactatgtagagtattttatttaaaatttgtgtacatgcatgtatttacctaagtcattagaacattacaaatttttatagtacttctaatatttttaaagccatttttaaaattattttacatagaataaaatatttttttgtggtatagttaaaataaatttattaaaaaatattcatgagctatcaagaatgggcagaagagtattgtatagaatttgAATTGCTCgccatataattcgaatcagagCGATTCGAACTTCCTCATGtgtaatttgaataatgtaatatctcaccatataatttaaaaaaaattattaaaaaatattcatgaacagTTAAAAATGGACAAatgagtattgtatagaattcgaattgataactcattaatattttaaaaaaatctcgtaattaaatattttgttagctttttttaatgcatgaaataaaatatatttttttaattttaaattattattttttttaataaattttttaataaattattaatttttttaataaatcagagtgtaattcgaatcaacctgattcgaattattgtatgtgtgtaattcgaatcaagttgattcgaattagtgggtgtgtgcgtttgtgtataattcgaatcaagttgattcgaattacatgtaaaTCAAGTTCGAAACAACTTAATTCGAACTATATAGAAATGTGTATCGGTTGATTCATGAAATAATTTTTGGTTTGGCGAATTTGTGTAATTTTTTGCTCTCCTTAGCTTAATATAGTGATTTGCCCTATATTATATACCTAAAAATTGTAATTTtactaagaaataaaaataaaatacatgctTATAAATTTCGCTTTTATTTGTGGTAGAATACAGCTgatgttttttaataatatgaataattagcatatttttttttggtatgaatactataaatttaatctttaaatttgtagtttttattttattttttaaatttataaatttgatttttagatttgtgctttaatattaaaatttttttaaaacatgcatATCGAATCTTctgatttagattttttaaaatttttttgtttttttgtttttatctaaAATCTAccctcaattttttatttttacctaaAATTGATCTTCAGTTTTCTACTCTAATTAAAATTTGACCCTCAATTTTTTACTTCCACTCAAATTTGAGAGCCtccaatttataatttctaattaaaaaaatttatttttatatccataaaaaatatactaattctctataattatataaaacaCACCTCTTCAATCCATTACAAAAAAATTAGCCTATAAATTTTGGAAATTTGAATATGGATTTACAATTAGTAATTTCTATATTCTATACATACACGGTATATTGTGACATGTTTTTATGCGAGATTTTTTCTGATATAAAAGACATTTTATATGTTGCGAAAAATAATTCATTACACCTACCGTCGGCTTAACATCTATTCTGATGTATTATATCgatgaaaaaattatttaaaaattaatttctgcaaaatacaaattatttttgttgtacattacatatataaaaaaggTTTGTTCTTGAAAATTTAATAGTTATCACTTTTAAACTAGGTGCATGCTATAGTAGTTATATATAGTtacttaatttattaaaaaaaaataaaaattaatatttaaattaaaaatataaaaataaataattttttaatatttaaaatttattataaaaaatatattcgacAATTTTGACACCAAAATATTTGCCTTTAAACTAATCATCGGCATGAcaagttaaattattatttacatcTTATTctattgtaattaatatttatcctaaattttgaattttaaactttttattctaattttttttttaaattgagagttaaaaaaaattaagcctTTAATACTTTTAAGctcttatttgtatatttttataatgcacggacactgacacggacacgaGACATGATACGACACGGGACACACcaacacgcgaattttaaaatcttataagatacgGGAATacgcataaatataaaatataaattattttttagataaatcgtaatgatattttattgatattaaaatataaattaatttttgtaattatttttaatgtcttattttaattatatcaagtatttaaaatattttttgttttaataaataataatatatacttgtTTGGTATCTCctcggtaggtcgggtaccggacggttcgagTGAGGTCTCGGACAGTAAGGTGGGTTCTTCGCCACGTTCAGGTTCGCGGAGCAGGAGCTGGTGCTACCGCCTTCCCGAGCTATTGGTGTGGCgaggggtgtcacctgcaaagacactccgacgcgcAAGTCAGTGTGGAAGTGGTCTACAAGTGGTAAGAGAGTGAAGTTGttagtgacgtaccttggggaggGGTAGGTCTCTCCCCATATATACCTTGTCAGGAGTGGGACCTGCAAGGACAGACCCACCTTCCTTGAAATTTCCCAATACAGCTGTAGTGGTGAGCTGTAGGGGGACGCGTGTTCGGGTCGACTTCTGGGCGCCTCACGCCCGTTTACCGGACCATCCGGGTTGGGTGGTCTGTGAATTGGGTCAGCCAGCATGTCGTTTGGGTTGGGTCGTAAcaatactatatctaaatttatttcaaaaatatatgttaagaataaatcTGGACGCTGACACGTGATAGTATTTAGGTATGTCCAAGTGTGTACGGAGAATAACACACGGTTGGACACAATAGACACACGTGTCGGACAAGTGTCGGTAAGTGTCGTGTCTGAAATGTGCCCGAATTGCGGGTACGACAACTCAACGAAGTATCCGTACTTTATAACTCACCCGAAGTGTCCGTACTTCATAGGTATATTTCAACTGAGTTAAAGTTAATatacaaataacataaaagaCAGCCATGTCAGATGTTCTATTCATTTATTCTTTCATAGTTTTATGCTTATTGACATGCTAATTAGTTACTATGCTTCACTTTAAGATTACATTTGATGCCATCAAAATTTTGGGGGCTCGGCAAAACCTTTCCATTCATCCACATACTTCTTATTTGAGTCCTCTAAAATAAAGGATACTCAACGATAATGCCATAATGACTTTTATAGAGCAagaaataatgttattttttataagaaGAGAAAATTTACTAACTGCCATAGCTATAATTGAAAGGCAATGCTTCCTCTTCTGGCATGCTGATTGAATTCTATTGAACATCCACTCTGAGGGATATATGCAGGTACTAACCCCATTTTACTGGATCAACCTCTTTTGGATTACTGCTGAACAATATATATGCACATTCTGCTCAAACTCTTGAGTACTTTGTATAGTTGTATTCACTCCTCCCTTCTATGAggatattaaatatttgaattgaaacataataatttaaaatgcAGTTACCTGTGTTTCCAATAACAGaaaaattattgttatgatttattatatgatATGAAAATAGTCCACCTCATTGGATTTGCATGTTCTGCTTTTGTGTGACATTGTATGCAAAGTAGGATCTTTAATATTTAGCATTCTTCTTTCTTGGTAGCAAAATTATTTGTGTTGTGTGTAATGTGTcttaccaagaaaggaaaaactATATTATGCAAgcaattttctttatatatattgcTTTTATTGCTTAAGAATGGATATAATATAACTTCCTAAGTCATTGGAAGTTGGAACAAACATCTCTTTCCATGCATTTGAGACACTATACTGAAGAGAAATTGTACACACAAGACACAAGATGAATCAacaaaatctacaaagagaatcCAACCATTTATGCAGAGCTTacaccaaatcttaagtactaGACACATGACTTTATTTAGCAGATTAATGTTAGAAGTTACTCATTGGGATTTTGAAGTTTTTAGGAAGGCCTAGTTTCAGTTTCAGTTTCATCTTCCTTCctacatgcttttggtttttgcTTAACATCCTTGCTTGCATTGTTTGAGCCTTCTTTCTTGCATACCTGCAAAACGATAAAAGTATATTTAGACGATTGAAGAAATCAACGAACAAGCAACATATCGATGCAATTCTGATAAACTATATAAGAAAATCAAGTTGTACATTCAAAAGAAGCCATAGCTTTTAGTGTTAGTGATTGATCTAAGAATTTAAAAGTCAACGAGGAAGGAAAATCATGAATCATGGATATGCTAAAGATTCCAAAACTATAAACCTTTGGCTGCTCTTCAAGGAACTGATAGCTTGGCACTGTTTTTCGCCTTGACACGGTTCTCCTAGCTTTGAAGTTGGTCTTTGATCTTGGTGATTTGATGCTACAATTTTCTTCTCTTGAATTTACTGAATAGCTATCGAAATGAGGCAGCACTTCATTCGAACCACAGCTCTCTTTTTCTTCCCCAGAAGCAGCATCCAAGAATCTAGTCTTAATTGTGAAATTACTATTAAGAGGATCATGCTGCTTCAAAGCATGGCTTTCAACAGATAATGAAGCAGTGTCTGGAACACGTGTAGCCATCCATCGTTCGAGCCAGCTCCAGCTCATATTCGATTCTATGCTGTTGTATTTTGTTGGTCTTCTCTTTGAACAGATTCTTAGCTGCATTAACCAGAACCAATGTTTTGAATTCTGCACTATCCATTCCTTCTATGCAAATAGTTTTAAGATGTTTACCTGTTGAGAGAAAGCATAAGCTAGTGCTCTTTCTCTTCTGGTTGATGCCTCCATTCTGTTCTGCATTCGCATTTTCGATACATAGCTACTCACAGTGCTATCATCCCATTCTTCCTGAAAATCTCATGAACTATGCTAGTTAACAGAATTCGATTGATGGCGAATTATAGCTAAATTGATAAGCTTAGCACCTTCAATCAAAACACTTTTTTATTAATGCAAGAATAAGATGAGCTTTGGTGAATTATTTTAAGCTTAATCTGAATTCAAGTCTTTAAATTTATGACATCATTTCAAGTGAACTAAAGtagttgtttttcttctaacaaaatCATGAGCTGCTACTTGCTAGTTTCATGAATTTAACATTGTCTTCTGTTATACCTTCTGCTTTGTTATATGACTCCTTGTCCGGCGATGAATACGCTGGTAAATGCTCAATTTTTCGCCTTCAGCCGAGAAAATTTCAGCTGAATTTGCAGTTTGAACTTCAATTGATGTTCCCATGGACTTTCTATCTGGACTTTCAGTTACTAAATTGAGCTGAACTTCACCATTATTGGTTCCAATTTCATCGTTTCGACGCCTTAACTGAAATTTACAACACACTAatcataagaagaagaaaaaaacactATGCATCATATAAATAGTGAATTTATTGATGTAACTGATGTGAATATATGCAAATTGATGTAATGGAAGTTTGTTGAGCTAACCAGAAAGCTTCTATATGCTGATTGAATCCGAATTGCTGCTGCTTCTTCACTCAAGAATGTAGAACTACTTGAATTTGGCATTTCTTCTTGTTCTATTACATTCTCCACAGTTTCTTCACTTTTGGCATCTTCTCTATCACTCAAGTTCTCTTGTATTATTGGTTGTGTAACTGTAACTTCAGAACTCTTAAGTGAAGCTGAATCCTCCTCTGCCACAACTGAATTGAATTCATTTCCACACAAGTATGATCTAACAGAACCCCATCTTCGATTTTCTGTCGAATTTCGCCTACCCtgagaaaaaataacaaaatttgtgACATGATCAAGAATTCTTgcagcatatatatataaatagatagCAATTTTGAGAGACTCACTTTGCTTTCATATGATGCAGCAGAACGGTTTCTGGAGAAGACACTTCTTACCAATTCTCCAGTAAAACCCATATCTTAACTAGCTTTATGAATTTGAGAAGAGATCAGAAGAAATAAGAATGAGATTTATATTAATATGGACAATGCAAAGATAGAGCATATAGAGGATGATGCTACTAACTTTAGCATTTCTACATTATTAGATAGTAAAGTGATAAAGGCCAAGCTACATTCTCACTTGTCCTCACAATAttagacaaaaataaataaagttgtatttaTAGCTTACAACAATCTACTATCTCATTTACTCTCTCCTTCATAAATATTTATGATTAAGAATTTCGGTCCTTcactttaataattattttatgatttacaaAGTAAGTCGCATTGTTTAGAACAacgtaattttttcttttctagtaAACGCTTAATTCGGTCCCTATCCATTATCAGAAAGGAAGAATGGCGTAATCTTAGTCTTAATATTTTCTTAATATGTGCACTAAAACTTGAAAGACACTTATTATTGTTACTAACTTTATCATATAATATGGTGAAATCACATGTTAGCTAGAATTAAATATGATTGTGATCTATATGCAGGGATTTGCAGAGCTGGAATGCTGGCTCtaaatcaagaaaaaataatagaagctggaaagttaaaaagaaaaaaaaaagaagggtatATGGATTTAAGTGCaatgtttttattgcttttttttgcatatatactTTTTGCACATGGCTTGTAGAGGATAGGCTTCTAAAAAAGCTTTGCTTGATGCTGGGGTTATGTACTCTCTTTTATTCCTTTCTGGTTACTAGTACTACTGttactctttcttttttcttcttcttcttctgtcctTCAAGGATAGCTGCTTTTTTTTAGGTTACTTTAGGTGATGCCAGTTATTTTGGGGACAGGTTTAGCATatatacaattttattttattttattttatttttttccctaaGGATTCTTCTTCAATGTCAATTTTTTGCAATGTTTTTGTGCTTAGATTGTTTCATGATTTTGGAATGAAACTAATTTAGTGGCAAAAGTTCAAATATGTGAAATGCTTATACTTCATATGGCAAGTTTCTTATGTGGTGTGTTTTTTATGAggaattttagaattaaaaaaaaagttggaaccataataaaaaattactataatttTTTGAGTCgaattaatcaaataataataataataataataataataataataataataataataataaaggaatGAAGTAGTCTGAAATTTTTCACATATAGTTTAGGTTTTACAAAGTTGCAAAAAGTATTAAACATGTGGTGTAATAGTTATTTAAAGCAACATTGATATAACTTGATCTTAAAATGCtatgatttttttcctttttggtatTATTAAAATGTTATGATTGATTATTGCTTGTCTTTAGCTAAGCACAGGAACATGGTACGGATCAAATAATCTGCACGCTAATTATTTGAGAATTAGGGTTGTTATTACTTAATGCACATACACTCTTGATTAGGTCTCTCTTTCTATGCAATAAAATAAAGGATTTAACTTATCTTCTAAATTAAAGCTTTGGTAAACATTAATAgcctttataataataataacagcaTCATTATGATGAAACCAagtttatttctgaattttttgctTTGAAGAAAGTTCTCAAGTGCCAAAATTTTCAGgctaagaaattaaaagatatctgagggatgaaaagaaaagaaaagaaaaaacaaaggcATTAATTAATAGGCCTGGAATAAAGGTGTCACATAATCCATCATTGGTGGTCCAAATCAgttttaaagttaaaattgatcccaaaaaaaaaacaaaaaaaactctgCATCTCTTGGGATTGTCACACTCACACTCTACCCCCTCAGGAAGAAAAGTCCACATGTCTCTACAGCTATGTTTAACCATACATTTGTACAAGTGTTCAAAATTATGTCAATACCCAAAAAAACAAAATGTTAATAATTAtgtgaaattgtgaacaataattTATATTGAAAATGTTAATTTTACATTCAAGAGGCTCTCACTGCAATGGAATATATGCTTACTAGAGATTTTCATATTCAAAtcagtaataaataaataatctaagagatataaaaattacgaatacatattaaattttttatagtgtttaaaagaaattttacaaaaaaaatctagATAGATTTATACAAGATATATACAAAATCTACGTGAATTTGACATAAATTATGTCTTTTATGGGTTGAAAAAATTGAAATGCCTAAAAAGACGTTTTGGGACAGTTGTTTTTGGTTCCACTTCAAAAGCTGAATTGTAATAATAGTATTCATATAAATTTGTACGAGATTATgggaaataatttaaaatttttattaaatataaatcttTAAAACAATCTTACAAATTATCTTCCTGTGCAAAATAGGACTAAATCCCTATTTTGTCTTAAAATTTACGTAATTACCCATTTTAATTAccgaaatttaaaattatttatgttgGTCTAGTCTTTCAGATTTGAGTCCGGACATCAATGTGATTTCTCGACTCTTTTCAACAATGACTAGACAAACAGAATGTTGAGATGACACCTTTCATGCCACGCTAAATGATAAGTAAACAACGTCGTTTATATATCTTTAGCACCTAAACAAGTCAGAAA contains:
- the LOC112702285 gene encoding protein IQ-DOMAIN 33; its protein translation is MGFTGELVRSVFSRNRSAASYESKGRRNSTENRRWGSVRSYLCGNEFNSVVAEEDSASLKSSEVTVTQPIIQENLSDREDAKSEETVENVIEQEEMPNSSSSTFLSEEAAAIRIQSAYRSFLLRRRNDEIGTNNGEVQLNLVTESPDRKSMGTSIEVQTANSAEIFSAEGEKLSIYQRIHRRTRSHITKQKEEWDDSTVSSYVSKMRMQNRMEASTRRERALAYAFSQQLRICSKRRPTKYNSIESNMSWSWLERWMATRVPDTASLSVESHALKQHDPLNSNFTIKTRFLDAASGEEKESCGSNEVLPHFDSYSVNSREENCSIKSPRSKTNFKARRTVSRRKTVPSYQFLEEQPKVCKKEGSNNASKDVKQKPKACRKEDETETETRPS